From Triticum urartu cultivar G1812 chromosome 2, Tu2.1, whole genome shotgun sequence, a single genomic window includes:
- the LOC125537800 gene encoding xyloglucan endotransglycosylase/hydrolase protein 8-like: protein MARRFLDVLAVALALLQAASAKSWLDKRFNTDGTVRTGYDASGQEVVMLNLNQQSGAAGFNSKEQFLYGEFSIQMKLIPGNSAGTVSCFYLSSGDDEWRDEIDMEFMGNSTGHPVVLNTNVWANGDGKKEHQFDLWFDPAADYHTYTIIWNPENILFKVDNLFIRSFKRFAGLPYPSSRPMRLHATLWDGSYWATEKGKIPINWSNAPFVVSYRNFYANACVSGGACHAGSSRWMKKQLDGAEWGTVKWAERSYMRYNYCEDGYRFPQGLPAECSRY from the exons ATGGCACGGCGTTTTCTGGATGTGCTCGCCGTGGCCCTGGCGCTCTTGCAGGCCGCCTCGGCCAAGTCCTGGCTGGACAAGAGGTTCAACACGGACGGCACCGTCCGGACGGGGTACGACGCCTCGGGCCAGGAGGTGGTGATGCTCAATCTCAACCAGCAATCCGGCGCCGCCGGCTTCAACTCCAAGGAGCAGTTTCTCTACGGTGAGTTCAGCATCCAGATGAAGCTCATCCCGGGAAACTCCGCCGGCACCGTGTCCTGCTTCTAC CTTTCTTCCGGTGACGACGAGTGGCGCGACGAGATCGACATGGAGTTCATGGGCAACTCGACGGGCCACCCGGTTGTACTCAACACCAACGTGTGGGCCAACGGCGATGGCAAGAAGGAGCACCAATTCGACCTCTGGTTCGACCCCGCCGCCGACTACCACACCTACACGATCATCTGGAACCCGGAGAACATCCTCTTCAAGGTGGACAACCTCTTCATCCGGTCCTTCAAGCGCTTCGCCGGCCTCCCCTACCCTAGCTCCAGGCCCATGAGGCTGCACGCCACGCTGTGGGACGGCAGCTACTGGGCGACCGAGAAGGGCAAGATCCCGATCAACTGGTCCAACGCGCCCTTCGTCGTCTCCTACCGCAACTTCTACGCCAACGCCTGCGTCAGCGGCGGCGCGTGCCATGCCGGCAGCAGCAGGTGGATGAAGAAGCAGCTCGACGGCGCCGAGTGGGGCACCGTCAAGTGGGCGGAGCGTAGTTACATGCGCTACAACTACTGCGAGGATGGGTACAGGTTCCCGCAGGGGCTCCCCGCAGAGTGCAGCCGCTACTGA